A single region of the Salvelinus sp. IW2-2015 linkage group LG20, ASM291031v2, whole genome shotgun sequence genome encodes:
- the LOC111980670 gene encoding zinc finger protein 462 isoform X4, whose protein sequence is MEVLQCDGCDFRAESYDDLKAHIQDVHTAFLQPTDVGDGEGGGSPCQSRSDSLNSPSQTEGEEEDEQNESPQTETGHCFETDFSSSNQMPYNKSANQSNKSANQLFQCKICVRYFRSKSLLSKHTKKVHGATLSGGSSPASQASKQSNYNILIHDSLGKVFSCQYCTYKSPRKARILKHQKMYHKGKLNLDXPESPSEAVEESEALSSEEPSEEIEEDVVERGILESMVKPLGKSRGNQALRGEWCDNMMKNSNMAKRISTIHPSGEGEGSAGSSKSDSPSSPRSPPNSNMVSNDQSVNEGSSVANCSVFKLSKXASGISPYQYSQIQSVAPNSTGSSILSERSTFVMSEVSNSAIEMDSGMLEDPRSSSEDDDGELGDEDDPKYTDPLSAGDSAKQLLSEEDNKMLETKGIPFRRYMNRFQCPFCSFLTMHRRSISRHIENIHLSGKTTVYKCDVCPFICTSPLKLGTHKQSHSSDWDTMDLTSESPGPQNETPEPVNGGNVAASKVNGKKLNSVLNDLNQQNPHRCTLCSFSTTTLKGLRVHQQHKHSYCDEMQAVVLEESANEQQDSELETLSNSQSFVQKTQTSILGLGSKKHLTGKTARKSINDLPLDLSPVKKRTRIDEIANNLQSKISQQQEDLVIHLEGIDDEEEGELNIDEDAGRDKEENDSDSKNHGYVYNKLYEGRVGKRKRTLTSKLSNIPIALTLSDDEDNDSADPKADLQDQSSQDSRDTAFHENLDYSEVSGVARFYCKHCDYHNKSARSVSTHYQRMHPYIKFSFRYILDPEDQSAVFRCLECFIEYTNFNDLHDHYMDHHPEASNVLNFNQPDLVYMCRFCSYTSPNVRSLMPHYQRMHPEVKINNAMIFSSYVVEQQHKGAESQTXREILNSGPKSFTCSSSTSTPKSSSSPAHKNVAKTQDTTAETEALKEGGNVVVYDCEVCSFASPNMHSVLVHYQKKHPEQKASYFRIQKTMRVITVDRPLSAGSSSYNVNIPTPVKSSSATMPFGTDEEIYYCKHCVYSNRSVVGVLVHYQKRHPEIKVTAKYIKHASPTPGLMKLMDELQIAPPKQFLKQFNNNGFDGSSNSHGRVGTEKGEAEMLFFCQHCDYGNRTVKGVLIHYQKKHRDAKSNADLVRRHTAVVRSQRERAQMGQSGTAASAIAPAAPAEMIETSSETLRSLKCRHCSYTSPYVYALKKHLKKDHPTVKATAMTILHWAYQDGILEAGYHCEWCIYSHGEPNGLLLHYQRRHPEHNVDYTYMASKLWAGPDTTASQPGGNAGDTKHYQCRDCAFEACSIWDITNHYQAVHPWAVKGDESVLLDIIKGQRSQATLHPSMAKGPPFTFLPTEHDEGPLDIPTPPQEHLQHHPRLSHTSSSISNSPYQCTVCLSEYNSLHGLLTHYGKKHPGMKVKAADFAQEADINPSSVYKCRHCPYVNSRIHGVLTHYQKRHPLVKVTAEDFSDDIEQVKDITEVDDKCKTQRQGYGAYRCKMCPYTHGTLEKLKVHYEKYHNQPASDMFKTPHLQYSTVKDEPVAECSATSLSSEVQEVSEFELALTQFPINKGEAHAVFRCQLCKYFCSTRKGIARHYRIKHNNVRAQPEGKNNVFKCALCSYTNPIRKGLAAHYQKRHDIDAYYTHCLAASKTLTEKPSKVVVPLASEAEGSELTEELRLAVERRKCSLCAFQAFSRKSIVSHYIKRHPGVFPKRQHSSKLGRYFTVLYAKEPEPIEEVNKVVEVEPKPEPEGEVAEWLPFKCLKCFQLSFSTVDLLSMHYNDHHSGKDLKRDFVIHPSLTEDGTETELYQCAHCELKFLGLPLLSTHLMNHNEEFQKRAMRQERRRQLLSKQKASEPPETKTEKLVNNTDKAPIGYRCNFCVEVHPTLRAICNHLRKHVQYGEVKEGHVKQEVTDVPLSTIPGENSITNGEVEEVTDNSIMETSPKDMTMVATAMGPVVAGDAVAIETTEMAVGEGVGVVAPVGQQVKERLVGGHPCAQCDRVFMSMQGLRSHERSHSAMAMFTREDKYSCQYCQFVSPFRHKRWVPA, encoded by the exons ATGGAGGTGCTACAGTGCGATGGCTGTGACTTCCGTGCTGAGTCATATGACGACCTCAAGGCCCACATCCAGGATGTCCACACAGCCTTCCTGCAGCCCACGGACGTCGGAGACGGAGAGGGGGGCGGGAGTCCCTGCCAGTCCAGGTCAGACTCTCTTAACTCCCCCAgccagacagagggggaggaggaggatgagcagAATGAATCTCCCCAAACTGAAACGG GCCACTGCTTCGAAACAGACTTTTCCAGCTCGAACCAAATGCCATACAACAAGTCAGCAAACCAATCCAACAAGTCAGCAAACCAGTTATTCCAGTGTAAGATCTGTGTCCGTTACTTTAGATCCAAATCTCTCTTGAGTAAACACACCAAGAAGGTACATGGAGCCACACTAAGTGGTGGGAGCTCACCAGCCTCCCAGGCGTCCAAACAGTCCAACTACAACATCCTCATCCATGATAGTCTTGGGAAAGTGTTCTCCTGCCAGTATTGTACATACAAGTCTCCACGCAAAGCCAGGATCCTGAAACACCAAAAGATGTATCATAAAGGGAAACTTAATCTGGACKCCCCAGAATCTCCATCTGAGGCTGTTGAAGAATCTGAGGCATTGTCGTCTGAGGAACCCAGTGAGGAAATAGAAGAGGATGTGGTGGAACGTGGCATCTTGGAGTCCATGGTTAAACCTCTGGGGAAGTCCAGGGGGAACCAGGCTCTTCGTGGGGAATGGTGTGATAACATGATGAAAAACAGCAACATGGCGAAAAGGATCTCAACCATCCACCcaagtggagaaggagagggaagcgCAGGCTCTTCTAAATCGGATTCCCCCTCTTCCCCAAGAAGCCCTCCTAACTCCAATATGGTTTCCAATGACCAGAGTGTTAATGAAGGCTCCTCAGTAGCCAACTGCTCAGTTTTCAAGCTCAGCAAGKCCGCCTCTGGGATATCACCCTATCAGTATTCACAGATCCAATCGGTAGCGCCCAACAGCACAGGATCCTCCATTTTGTCTGAAAGGTCCACCTTCGTGATGTCTGARGTCTCCAACTCTGCCATAGAGATGGATTCAGGCATGCTGGAGGACCCTAGGAGCAGCTCTGAAGACGACGACGGTGAACTGGGTGACGAGGATGACCCCAAATACACCGACCCGTTGTCAGCCGGMGATTCTGCTAAGCAGCTTCTGTCTGAGGAGGATAACAAGATGCTGGAGACTAAAGGGATACCGTTCAGAAGGTACATGAACAGGTTCCAATGTCCCTTCTGCTCTTTCCTCACCATGCATCGCAGAAGCATCTCCCGTCACATCGAGAACATACACCTGTCTGGTAAGACTACAGTGTACAAGTGTGATGTGTGCCCCTTCATCTGCACCAGCCCTCTCAAGTTAGGCACGCACAAGCAAAGCCACTCCTCAGACTGGGACACCATGGACTTGACCAGTGAAAGCCCAGGTCCTCAGAACGAGACTCCAGAACCAGTGAACGGAGGAAATGTTGCTGCTTCCAAAGTCAATGGGAAAAAGCTTAACAGTGTGCTAAATGACCTTAATCAGCAGAACCCTCACCGCTGTACTCTTTGTAGCTTCTCGACCACCACCCTGAAAGGTCTGAGGGTTCACCAGCAACACAAACACTCCTACTGTGACGAAATGCAAGCTGTCGTTCTGGAGGAGTCAGCAAATGAGCAGCAGGACTCTGAATTAGAAACGCTCTCCAATTCTCAGAGCTTTGTACAAAAAACCCAGACTTCGATTCTTGGACTTGGATCCAAAAAGCACTTAACCGGGAAAACAGCAAGAAAGTCCATCAACGACCTACCTTTAGATCTGTCTCCAGTCAAAAAGAGAACTAGGATTGATGAAATCGCCAACAACCTTCAGAGCAAGATCAGTCAACAACAGGAGGATCTGGTGATTCATCTGGAAGGAATtgatgatgaagaggaaggaGAGCTCAACATTGATGAAGATGCGGGCAGAGACAAGGAGGAGAATGACAGCGATAGTAAAAATCATGGCTACGTTTACAACAAGCTTTACGAAGGCCGGGTGGGGAAAAGAAAAAGAACCCTTACGTCAAAGCTAAGYAACATTCCCATTGCGCTGACACTCTCTGACGATGAGGACAACGACTCTGCTGATCCTAAAGCTGATCTCCAGGACCAGAGCAGCCAAGACAGCCGAGATACTGCTTTCCATGAGAACCTGGACTATTCAGAGGTCTCTGGGGTCGCACGCTTCTATTGCAAGCACTGTGACTACCACAACAAGTCAGCCCGCAGTGTAAGCACCCACTACCAGAGAATGCACCCTTATATCAAGTTTAGCTTTAGATACATCCTCGACCCCGAGGATCAGAGCGCAGTCTTCCGTTGCCTGGAGTGCTTCATCGAATACACCAACTTCAACGATCTTCACGATCACTACATGGATCACCATCCAGAAGCCAGCAATGTGCTGAACTTCAACCAACCAGATCTGGTGTACATGTGCCGCTTCTGTTCGTACACAAGTCCAAACGTCAGGAGCTTGATGCCCCATTACCAAAGAATGCACCCTGAAGTGAAAATAAACAACGCTATGATCTTCTCAAGCTACGTGGTGGAACAGCAACACAAGGGTGCAGAATCTCAAACGRTGAGAGAAATATTAAACTCRGGTCCCAAGAGTTTCACCTGTAGCTCTTCCACTTCCACGCCCAAGTCCTCATCCAGTCCTGCACACAAAAATGTTGCAAAGACGCAAGATACAACTGCAGAGACGGAAGCCCTGAAAGAGGGTGGTAATGTTGTGGTGTATGACTGTGAAGTATGCTCCTTTGCTAGCCCTAACATGCACTCTGTTCTAGTTCACTATCAGAAGAAGCACCCAGAGCAGAAGGCCTCGTATTTCCGCATTCAGAAAACTATGAGGGTTATCACAGTTGATAGGCCACTGTCAGCAGGCAGCTCTTCCTACAATGTCAACATACCCACCCCTGTGAAGTCATCCAGCGCCACAATGCCATTTGGTACGGATGAGGAGATCTACTACTGTAAACATTGTGTTTACAGCAACCGCTCTGTAGTGGGWGTTCTTGTCCATTATCAAAAGAGACATCCAGAAATAAAAGTCACAGCGAAATACATCAAGCATGCCAGTCCCACCCCTGGGTTGATGAAACTAATGGATGAGCTACAGATTGCACCTCCAAAGCAGTTCCTCAAACAGTTCAACAACAACGGATTCGATGGATCCAGTAATTCCCATGGTAGGGTTGGCACAGAGAAGGGAGAAGCAGAGATGCTTTTCTTCTGTCAGCACTGTGACTACGGGAACCGCACTGTAAAAGGAGTGCTGATTCACTACCAAAAGAAGCACAGGGACGCAAAGTCGAATGCTGACCTTGTACGCCGGCACACTGCAGTGGTCCGCAGTCAACGAGAGCGAGCTCAGATGGGCCAGTCAGGCACTGCAGCCTCTGCCATTGctcctgctgctcctgctgaGATGATAGAGACGTCCTCCGAAACCCTTCGCTCATTGAAGTGCAGGCACTGCTCTTATACATCTCCATACGTTTACGCCTTGAAGAAGCACCTGAAGAAGGATCATCCTACTGTGAAGGCCACAGCCATGACCATTTTACACTGGGCGTACCAAGACGGCATCCTGGAGGCTGGTTACCACTGTGAGTGGTGCATCTATTCCCACGGAGAACCCAACGGGCTGCTCTTGCATTACCAAAGACGGCACCCAGAGCACAACGTTGACTACACATACATGGCCAGCAAGCTGTGGGCAGGGCCTGATACTACTGCCTCCCAGCCGGGAGGGAACGCTGGGGACACTAAGCACTACCAATGCAGAGATTGTGCCTTCGAGGCTTGTTCCATCTGGGATATCACCAACCACTACCAAGCTGTCCACCCCTGGGCTGTCAAAGGGGATGAGTCTGTGCTACTGGACATCATCAAAGGTCAAAGGTCCCAAGCGACACTCCACCCGTCGATGGCTAAAGGACCACCTTTCACTTTTCTTCCGACTGAGCACGATGAAGGCCCACTGGATATCCCTACGCCACCTCAAGAACACCTCCAACACCATCCCAGGCTCTCCCACACAAGCAGCTCTATCTCAAACAGCCCGTACCAgtgcactgtatgtctgtctgagtATAACAGCCTACATGGACTTCTGACACACTATGGCAAGAAACACCCAGGCATGAAAGTCAAGGCGGCTGACTTCGCACAGGAAGCTGATATCAATCCAAGTTCGGTTTACAAGTGTCGCCACTGTCCGTATGTGAACTCACGCATCCATGGAGTTCTCACTCATTACCAGAAGAGGCATCCGTTGGTCAAGGTCACCGCGGAGGACTTCTCAGACGATATAGAGCAGGTTAAAGATATAACTGAAGTGGATGACAAGTGCAAAACCCAAAGACAGGGCTATGGTGCGTACAGGTGCAAAATGTGTCCTTACACTCATGGGACATTGGAGAAACTGAAAGTTCACTACGAGAAATATCACAATCAACCAGCTTCAGATATGTTCAAGACTCCCCACYTGCAATATTCCACAGTGAAAGATGAGCCGGTGGCTGAATGCAGTGCCACYAGTCTATCGTCAGAGGTACAAGAGGTCAGCGAATTCGAACTCGCTCTCACCCAGTTCCCCATCAACAAAGGAGAGGCCCATGCTGTGTTTAGGTGTCAGCTCTGCAAGTACTTCTGCTCGACCAGAAAAGGCATAGCTCGACACTACCGCATCAAACACAACAATGTCAGAGCTCAGCCGGAAGGCAAGAACAATGTCTTCAAGTGTGCTCTCTGTTCGTACACCAATCCCATTCGCAAAGGCCTGGCGGCTCACTATCAGAAGCGTCATGACATTGATGCCTACTACACACATTGCCTGGCAGCCTCCAAGACGTTGACGGAGAAGCCCAGTAAAGTGGTGGTGCCCTTGGCGTCGGAGGCGGAAGGGTCGGAGCTGACCGAGGAGTTACGGTTGGCCGTGGAGAGGAGAAAGTGTTCGCTCTGTGCTTTCCAGGCCTTCAGCAGGAAGAGCATAGTCTCCCACTACATCAAACGCCATCCAGGAGTCTTCCCCAAACGGCAACACTCCAGCAAACTCGGACGCTACTTCACTGTACTCTATGCCAAAGAACCCGAACCCATCGAAGAGGTGAACAAAGTGGTGGAGGTTGAACCGAAGCCCGAGCCAGAGGGAGAGGTTGCCGAGTGGCTGCCGTTCAAGTGTCTAAAATGCTTCCAGCTATCCTTCAGCACGGTCGATCTGCTCTCCATGCACTACAACGACCATCACAGTGGCAAGGACCTGAAGCGGGACTTCGTCATCCACCCCAGCCTTACGGAGGATGGGACGGAGACAGAGCTCTATCAGTGTGCCCACTGTGAGCTGAAATTCCTGGGTCTTCCTCTCCTCAGCACTCACCTGATGAACCATAACGAGGAGTTCCAGAAGCGGGCGatgaggcaggagaggaggaggcagctCCTTAGCAAGCAGAAGGCATCTGAGCCACCGGAGACAAAGACTGAGAAG CTGGTGAACAATACTGACAAAGCGCCGATCGGCTACAGGTGTAACTTCTGTGTMGAGGTCCACCCCACTCTCAGAGCCATCTGTAACCACCTGAGGAAACACGTCCAGTACGGGGAGGTGAAGGAGGGCCATGTCAAG CAGGAAGTCACAGATGTACCATTGTCCACCATCCCGGGAGAGAACAGCATCACCAACGGAGAGGTGGAAGAGGTGACCGACAACTCCATCATGGAGACATCCCCCAAGGACATGACGATGGTCGCCACAGCGATGGGC